A genomic segment from Bryobacteraceae bacterium encodes:
- a CDS encoding choice-of-anchor D domain-containing protein, producing the protein MIRALVLALAALPAMAQDVIVSYLNYNFGNQTILKEDDVIGFPVTAIGSRSSFAVVISNRGKNPVSIAAVDAAGPGFELSQVPLLPAAIVGGGETRFNIQFAPVTAGDSRGQLRLRVAGVVYNYGLLATGAAAVLEFESLTGSGDAVGTVPPVIDFGAAAVNISRNVVRFRIRNTGNAEGRVGNLAISGSSFSLLDPPSLPYTLQPGEAIYFGIAFVPREIGDVRGQFRLDNRQFVLAGRGTGAQLTAALAFGDIRLPLKAQTPAIVPNTDVGSRRTFGIEVSNTGDETGFLAAVSAGGDGFSVAREVRFPLAVPPGQTVRIEAVFAPVEVGTIVGSLLVHDESYKLIGVGSEPPPLPAARFSGVPTQAQSLDQPSVGLELDEPYPYDLSGKLVLSFSSESFLDDPAVQFVTGARTVDFRIPANTTTAIFGSSLRSVRMQTGSLAGTITLVAQMTAGKFDLTRGSPPVTTVEIPPGPPVIRSISLLAKNAKSFDLVIRGAAPSRSVERLEFTLTAAPGVRLATNLIRLNVSSQFDSWFRSSDSKPFGSQFTVTVSFDLSADFSAIQSIDVRAFNPLGGSAAKRVTVGTDQ; encoded by the coding sequence TGATCCGCGCGCTGGTGCTCGCGTTGGCCGCGCTGCCCGCGATGGCGCAGGACGTCATCGTCAGTTACCTCAACTACAATTTCGGCAACCAGACCATCTTGAAGGAAGACGACGTCATCGGGTTTCCGGTGACGGCCATCGGCTCGCGCTCGTCGTTTGCAGTCGTCATCAGCAATCGCGGCAAGAACCCCGTGAGCATCGCGGCGGTGGACGCCGCCGGCCCCGGTTTCGAGCTTTCGCAAGTGCCGCTGTTGCCCGCGGCCATCGTCGGCGGCGGCGAGACTCGCTTCAATATCCAGTTCGCACCGGTGACCGCGGGCGACTCACGCGGACAACTCCGTCTCCGCGTCGCCGGCGTCGTCTACAACTACGGCCTGCTCGCCACCGGAGCGGCTGCCGTGCTCGAATTCGAAAGCCTCACCGGATCCGGCGACGCCGTCGGAACGGTTCCCCCGGTGATCGACTTCGGGGCCGCCGCGGTGAACATCAGCCGCAACGTGGTCCGCTTCCGGATCCGCAACACAGGCAACGCCGAGGGGCGCGTCGGGAACCTCGCGATATCCGGAAGTTCGTTCTCGCTGCTCGATCCTCCTTCGCTGCCCTACACGCTCCAGCCGGGCGAGGCGATCTACTTCGGAATCGCCTTCGTGCCGCGCGAGATCGGCGATGTTCGGGGGCAATTCCGGCTCGACAATCGCCAGTTCGTTCTCGCCGGCCGCGGCACGGGCGCCCAGTTGACCGCCGCTCTGGCGTTCGGCGATATCCGCCTGCCGCTCAAGGCGCAAACCCCGGCCATTGTGCCGAACACCGATGTCGGCAGCCGCCGTACGTTCGGCATCGAAGTCTCCAATACCGGAGACGAGACCGGCTTCCTCGCTGCCGTCAGCGCCGGCGGCGACGGCTTCTCAGTCGCCCGCGAGGTCCGTTTTCCGCTTGCAGTACCACCCGGACAGACTGTACGGATCGAGGCTGTGTTCGCACCGGTCGAAGTCGGCACGATCGTGGGCTCGCTGCTTGTCCACGACGAAAGCTACAAGCTGATCGGCGTCGGCAGTGAGCCCCCTCCGCTTCCGGCCGCCCGCTTCAGCGGCGTCCCCACGCAGGCGCAATCGCTCGATCAGCCGAGCGTCGGGCTCGAACTCGACGAGCCGTATCCCTACGACCTCAGCGGCAAGCTGGTGCTCAGCTTCTCGTCGGAATCGTTCCTGGACGACCCGGCGGTACAGTTCGTAACCGGCGCGAGAACGGTCGACTTTCGCATCCCGGCGAACACGACAACCGCGATTTTCGGTTCGTCCCTGCGGTCGGTGCGAATGCAGACCGGGAGTCTCGCCGGCACAATCACGTTGGTCGCGCAGATGACGGCGGGGAAGTTCGACCTCACGCGCGGTTCGCCGCCGGTGACCACGGTGGAGATCCCGCCGGGACCGCCGGTGATAAGGTCCATCAGCCTGCTCGCCAAGAACGCGAAGAGCTTCGACCTCGTGATTCGCGGCGCGGCGCCCTCGCGCTCCGTGGAGCGGCTCGAGTTCACGTTGACAGCCGCGCCCGGGGTGCGCCTCGCCACCAACCTGATCCGCTTGAATGTGTCGAGCCAGTTCGACTCCTGGTTCCGAAGCAGCGACTCAAAGCCCTTCGGCAGCCAGTTCACGGTGACCGTCAGCTTCGATCTCAGCGCTGACTTCTCGGCGATTCAGTCGATCGACGTGCGGGCGTTCAACCCGCTCGGAGGATCGGCGGCAAAGCGCGTCACCGTCGGCACGGACCAGTAG
- a CDS encoding class I SAM-dependent methyltransferase — protein sequence MAQVHGQHSHPPRDPEEYAKILENPERDRWQKPHAVIEALRLRTDEVVADIGAGSGYFTRRIAPHVSKVFAVDLDPKLLAKTKESSPANVEPVVAAANDPKLAPESVDTVFFCDVLHHIDHRPAYYKKLITALKPGGRVVIVDFHKRDLPVGPGIAMKIAQEDVVAEFEKAGFRLKTEHRGMLEYQYFLEFEK from the coding sequence ATGGCTCAAGTACATGGCCAGCACTCTCATCCGCCGCGCGACCCGGAAGAATACGCGAAAATTCTCGAGAATCCGGAGCGGGACCGGTGGCAGAAACCTCACGCCGTCATCGAGGCGCTGCGCCTCCGGACCGACGAAGTGGTGGCCGACATCGGCGCCGGTTCGGGCTACTTCACTCGCCGGATTGCTCCCCACGTCAGCAAAGTGTTCGCGGTGGATCTTGACCCCAAACTGCTCGCGAAGACCAAGGAATCCTCACCGGCGAATGTCGAACCGGTGGTCGCCGCGGCGAACGACCCGAAGCTCGCGCCGGAGTCCGTGGACACGGTTTTCTTCTGCGACGTTCTGCACCATATCGATCACCGGCCGGCCTACTACAAGAAGCTGATCACCGCGTTGAAACCGGGAGGGCGCGTGGTGATTGTCGATTTCCACAAGCGCGATCTTCCGGTGGGGCCGGGCATCGCGATGAAGATCGCGCAGGAAGACGTGGTCGCGGAATTCGAGAAGGCCGGCTTCCGGCTGAAGACGGAGCATCGCGGCATGCTCGAATACCAATATTTCCTCGAATTCGAAAAGTAG